Proteins encoded together in one Flavobacteriales bacterium window:
- a CDS encoding acyl-CoA dehydrogenase family protein, with product MSTATKKALQGGEFLIRASNPQDIFIPEEFNEEQRMIAQTAIDFLAAEVWPHLDRIDHQEEGLMQKILEKAGELGLLGISIPEEYGGFGKDFVTGMLVTEKTGAGHSYSVAMAAHTGIGTLPLLYYGNAEQKAKYVPKLATGEWKACYCLTEPSSGSDANSGKTKAVLTPDGKHYVINGQKMWITNGGFADVFTVFAKIGDDENLTAFIVEKGFGGITLNPEEKKMGIKGSSTRQVFFNDCKVPVENMLSERQNGFKIAVNILNIGRIKLAGAALGGAKATVDISVKYANERLQFGKPISAFGAIRQKLADQATYCYVVESATYRCSQDMDNAINELKAGGSDHAKALLKGVEQYAAEAAILKVAGSECLDYVCDEGVQIYGGMGYSAESPVERAYRDSRINRIFEGTNEINRMLTVDMLLKRAMKGQLDLMGPAQAVAAELMGIPEFPEPDDSLLGDEKRMVANFKKAVLMVAGGAAQKLGLELAKHQETLMHIADMVIDTYLAESTLLRTLKLTELKGAANVQEQIAMCQLYIHDAADRIHKWAKEAVNNFAEGDERQAMLMGAKRFAKNTPLNTADLRKAIAKKMIGEGKYCY from the coding sequence ATGAGCACCGCAACGAAAAAGGCCCTTCAGGGCGGCGAATTCCTGATCCGCGCGAGCAACCCGCAGGATATCTTCATTCCTGAGGAGTTCAACGAGGAACAGCGCATGATCGCGCAGACCGCGATCGACTTCCTCGCGGCGGAAGTGTGGCCTCACCTGGACCGCATCGACCACCAGGAGGAAGGGCTGATGCAGAAGATCCTGGAGAAGGCCGGTGAGCTGGGCCTGCTGGGCATCTCGATCCCCGAGGAATACGGTGGTTTCGGCAAGGACTTCGTGACCGGCATGCTGGTGACGGAGAAGACCGGCGCGGGCCACAGCTACAGCGTGGCGATGGCGGCGCACACCGGCATCGGCACCCTGCCTCTGCTCTACTACGGCAACGCCGAGCAGAAGGCGAAGTACGTGCCCAAGCTCGCCACCGGGGAGTGGAAGGCCTGCTACTGTCTTACGGAACCCAGCAGCGGAAGCGATGCGAACAGCGGCAAGACGAAGGCCGTGCTGACACCCGATGGCAAGCACTACGTGATCAACGGGCAGAAAATGTGGATTACCAACGGCGGCTTCGCGGACGTATTCACGGTCTTCGCCAAGATCGGGGACGATGAGAACCTCACGGCCTTCATTGTTGAGAAGGGTTTTGGCGGCATCACGCTGAACCCCGAGGAGAAGAAGATGGGCATCAAGGGTAGCAGCACGCGGCAGGTGTTCTTCAACGACTGCAAGGTGCCGGTGGAGAACATGCTGAGTGAGCGCCAGAACGGTTTCAAGATCGCGGTGAACATCCTGAACATCGGTCGCATCAAGCTCGCGGGCGCCGCCTTGGGCGGGGCGAAGGCGACGGTGGACATCAGCGTGAAGTACGCCAACGAGCGCCTTCAGTTCGGCAAGCCGATCAGCGCGTTCGGTGCGATCCGCCAGAAGCTCGCGGACCAGGCGACCTATTGCTACGTGGTGGAGAGCGCCACCTATCGCTGCAGTCAGGACATGGACAACGCGATCAACGAGTTGAAGGCAGGTGGCTCGGACCACGCGAAGGCGCTGCTGAAAGGCGTGGAGCAATACGCCGCGGAGGCCGCGATCCTGAAAGTGGCCGGCAGCGAATGCCTGGACTACGTGTGCGACGAGGGCGTGCAGATCTACGGCGGCATGGGCTACAGCGCCGAGAGCCCCGTGGAGCGCGCCTACCGCGACAGCCGCATCAACCGCATCTTCGAGGGCACCAACGAGATCAACCGCATGCTCACGGTGGACATGCTGCTGAAGCGCGCGATGAAGGGTCAGCTGGACCTGATGGGTCCGGCGCAGGCCGTGGCCGCGGAGCTGATGGGCATCCCTGAATTCCCGGAACCCGATGATTCACTGCTCGGTGACGAGAAACGCATGGTGGCGAACTTCAAGAAGGCGGTGCTGATGGTGGCCGGCGGTGCTGCACAGAAGCTGGGGCTGGAGCTGGCGAAGCACCAGGAGACCTTGATGCACATCGCCGACATGGTGATCGACACCTACCTGGCCGAGAGCACGCTGCTGCGCACGTTGAAGCTCACCGAGCTGAAGGGCGCCGCGAACGTGCAGGAGCAGATCGCCATGTGCCAACTGTACATCCACGATGCGGCCGACCGCATCCACAAGTGGGCGAAGGAGGCCGTGAACAATTTCGCAGAGGGCGATGAGCGCCAAGCCATGCTGATGGGCGCCAAGCGCTTCGCGAAGAACACGCCGCTGAACACGGCCGATCTGCGCAAGGCGATCGCGAAGAAGATGATCGGGGAGGGGAAATACTGCTACTGA
- a CDS encoding ATP-binding protein — MVIDNPFAVNAYLSPQLFCDREREAAAITSALRNGRHVMLYSPRRYGKTGLIHHVFNGLARVRGARTVFADVYAARDGHEFNTILLNAVHHALNPTPKQFLKNALGWFASLRPVISMDELTGRPSITLEPGSGRSQAATTREIFRILNEQGRTIFLAIDEFQQVTTFMDIRMDAVLRTELQRSPNVRCIFSGSQRHLLLDLFNDAKKPFYGSADQLELQRIDRSTYAAFAVSVMKRHKRTLKMEDALFCYDICRGHTYYVQVLLNRLFGDPRPLERATIADVLMSIVREQDAIMATLRSALTKNQWDLFAAISREGEVDTPTAGAFIKKHDLPSSAALVHGIQALVDRELIYVTGHTPEGGKPIYAPYNPFMAAWFKYR, encoded by the coding sequence GTGGTCATCGACAACCCCTTCGCGGTCAATGCGTACCTCTCGCCGCAGCTCTTCTGCGACCGCGAGCGGGAGGCGGCCGCCATCACCTCGGCGCTTCGCAACGGCAGGCACGTGATGCTCTACAGCCCCCGGCGCTACGGCAAGACGGGGCTCATCCACCACGTGTTCAACGGCCTGGCCCGGGTGCGCGGGGCGCGGACGGTGTTCGCCGATGTGTACGCCGCCCGCGACGGCCACGAGTTCAACACCATCCTGCTGAACGCCGTGCATCACGCGCTCAACCCCACGCCCAAGCAGTTCCTGAAGAACGCGCTGGGTTGGTTCGCCAGCCTGCGTCCGGTGATCTCCATGGACGAGCTCACCGGCCGCCCGAGCATCACCCTGGAGCCCGGCAGCGGCCGCTCACAGGCCGCCACAACGCGCGAGATCTTCCGCATCCTGAACGAACAGGGCCGCACCATCTTCCTGGCCATCGACGAGTTCCAGCAGGTGACCACCTTCATGGACATCCGGATGGATGCGGTGCTGCGGACCGAGCTCCAGCGCAGTCCCAACGTGCGCTGCATCTTCTCCGGAAGCCAACGGCACCTGCTGCTGGACCTGTTCAACGACGCGAAGAAGCCCTTCTACGGCAGCGCGGACCAGCTGGAACTTCAGCGCATCGACCGTAGCACCTACGCCGCTTTTGCCGTGTCGGTGATGAAGCGCCACAAGCGCACCCTGAAGATGGAGGACGCCCTGTTCTGCTACGACATCTGCCGCGGCCACACCTACTATGTGCAGGTGCTGCTGAACCGTCTCTTCGGTGATCCGCGTCCATTGGAACGAGCCACCATCGCGGACGTGTTGATGTCGATCGTGCGCGAACAGGACGCCATCATGGCCACCCTCCGCAGCGCGCTCACGAAGAACCAGTGGGACCTCTTCGCCGCCATCTCACGCGAGGGTGAAGTGGATACCCCTACCGCAGGCGCCTTTATCAAGAAGCACGACCTCCCCTCTTCCGCCGCGCTGGTGCACGGCATCCAAGCACTTGTGGACAGGGAGCTCATCTACGTGACGGGGCACACGCCGGAAGGTGGCAAACCGATCTACGCACCATACAACCCGTTCATGGCGGCGTGGTTCAAGTACCGCTAG
- a CDS encoding TolC family protein codes for MRIWRNIAASLVWCLCTGVFAQDTLTLDGAIQQALANEHGIRIARNEAAIADEAATAGNAGLLPRIDASGRGNYSNQDTKLDFTEGIPDVSRNGVVNTSLAGQVGLTYTLFNGMGNFAALERAELNAQLADLRTRAQVEGTLTQVIALYYAIAALDEDVAITQRILDISNDRYVRQEGKALLGGVGRLDLLNAEVDLQSDSTTFILALQRRERSRRELNVLMGRSPDAEVNVSRSITYAQGLDQERLVQEAMQGNVQLASATAQVRAAEVDQRIARSLRWPRLDVNANYGVSDQQNGVGLVLGTYTQGLNAGLTLSVPLFDGGRINTQAEQARLRAENAAIAEQQARLQVERDVRNAFTTWRGQREVLRIQGDAVTTAQLNFDRTRELFQAGQLTGLQFRQAQLDLANAERQAVVAGFDTKVAELTLLRASGGLLPALGVQP; via the coding sequence ATGAGGATCTGGAGGAACATCGCGGCTAGCCTCGTCTGGTGCCTATGCACTGGTGTGTTCGCGCAGGACACGCTCACGCTGGACGGGGCCATCCAGCAGGCGCTCGCCAACGAGCACGGCATCCGCATCGCCCGCAACGAGGCCGCCATCGCCGATGAGGCGGCGACCGCCGGGAATGCCGGACTTCTGCCGCGCATCGATGCGAGCGGTCGGGGCAACTACAGCAACCAGGACACCAAGCTCGATTTCACCGAAGGCATTCCTGACGTGTCGAGGAACGGCGTGGTGAACACATCGCTCGCTGGGCAAGTAGGGCTCACCTACACGCTCTTCAACGGCATGGGCAACTTCGCCGCGTTGGAGCGCGCGGAGCTCAACGCCCAACTCGCCGACCTGCGGACACGCGCGCAGGTGGAAGGCACGCTCACGCAGGTGATCGCGCTCTACTACGCCATTGCCGCGCTCGATGAGGATGTCGCGATCACGCAGCGGATCCTCGACATCTCCAATGATCGCTATGTGCGCCAGGAAGGCAAGGCGCTGCTCGGTGGTGTGGGCCGGCTCGATCTGCTGAACGCCGAAGTGGATCTGCAGTCCGACAGCACAACGTTCATCCTTGCCCTGCAGCGGCGCGAGCGCAGCAGGCGCGAGCTCAACGTGCTCATGGGGCGCTCGCCGGATGCGGAGGTCAATGTTTCCCGTTCCATCACCTATGCCCAAGGACTGGATCAGGAGCGCTTGGTGCAGGAAGCGATGCAAGGCAACGTGCAGCTGGCTTCCGCAACCGCACAGGTGCGCGCTGCGGAGGTGGACCAGCGCATCGCCAGATCCTTGCGCTGGCCTCGCCTCGATGTGAACGCGAACTACGGGGTGAGCGATCAGCAGAACGGGGTGGGCCTCGTGCTGGGCACCTACACCCAAGGCCTGAATGCTGGCCTGACGCTGAGCGTACCGCTGTTCGATGGCGGACGCATCAACACGCAGGCTGAACAGGCACGACTGCGTGCCGAAAACGCGGCGATCGCTGAGCAGCAGGCCCGGCTTCAGGTGGAACGCGACGTGCGCAATGCCTTCACTACTTGGCGCGGTCAGCGTGAGGTGCTGCGGATCCAGGGGGACGCCGTGACCACGGCACAACTGAACTTCGATCGCACCCGTGAGTTGTTCCAGGCCGGTCAGCTGACCGGTCTCCAATTCCGGCAGGCGCAACTCGACCTCGCCAATGCCGAACGGCAGGCCGTGGTGGCCGGCTTCGACACCAAGGTGGCCGAGCTGACGTTGCTGAGGGCGAGTGGTGGGTTGCTGCCGGCGTTGGGGGTGCAGCCGTAA
- a CDS encoding efflux RND transporter permease subunit, whose translation MRGLTAYFIKYPVAVNTVMVLIFVFGYFGLKGTRSSLFPETESRVLQVQVIYPGASPEEVEEGVVLRIEDDVKGVTGVERISSVSQENGGIITVEVIKGHDVDAVLQDVKNAVERIPTLPDGMEPIRTFKLENIRPAVTFALSGEGVDLKALKTIARRVEQDLRAVEGISKVELSGFPEEEIEVAFREADLRANNLSFAQAAAAVRGANIDVTGGKIKTSDEELLIRVRDKRQDAEGLRNTVVRAGADGRVLRLKDVADVRDIWADDPARNYVNGVPSAVVTVSSTVSEDILLIAETTLKYMEDFNQRGGPVKTTLISDATTVLKQRIAMLVENGIQGFFLVLICLALFLNWRLAFWVAVGIPVAFAGMFIIAPSFITINVMSLFGMILVVGILVDDGIVITESIYQEFERGLPPVQAAFVGLNKVLPAVISSVLTTVAAFSTFFFIEGRLGDFAPALAFVTIATLLFSLIEAAFTLPAHIAHSKGLSKEKNRFEKYMDGVMSNMRDKRYGSFFDRFMRHRMLTAGIAFFLLAITIGSVGAGIIKTTFFPVIERDDVGVDVEMVTGTRENVVFAELQRIEALVWDLNKELSAGREDSLDVILKVQSILGPRAEQGKLNIILLDGEQRGFRAEELTNRLRERVGNVPGVQNLTFGLATPFGKPVSVSLRSNDLTELNAAKAELRGELQKLPMLRDVVDTDRPGNREVVLKLKDKAQLLGLTLQEVVGQVRQGFFGLETQRVQRGEDEVKIWVRYAEGARASLRDLEDMRVRTSDGRQFPLSEVVTYHIERGIRGINHLDGKREVRVEADLASSKQSATDAQTLVASDIMTPLLAKYPGLSYSFEGQGEQSRKVGTSALRVLPITLIIMFAMIVITLRSFWQMITVLLCIPLGFIGIAWGHWIHGVQISLFSFFGMIALIGVMVNDSLVLLSRFNDNMKLRMPFQQALRDAALSRLRPILLTSLTTVAGLLPITLNKSFQAQFLIPMAITVAYGLAIATFVTLIVLPLLISALNDARRVLGWAWNAENPSAESVEPAVKELPYEDLEEHRG comes from the coding sequence ATGAGGGGCCTCACCGCATACTTCATCAAGTACCCGGTGGCGGTGAACACCGTCATGGTGCTCATTTTCGTTTTCGGCTATTTCGGCCTGAAGGGAACGCGCAGCTCGCTCTTCCCCGAGACCGAGAGCCGTGTGTTGCAGGTGCAGGTGATCTATCCCGGTGCCTCACCCGAGGAGGTGGAGGAAGGCGTGGTACTGCGCATCGAGGACGATGTGAAGGGCGTGACCGGTGTGGAACGCATCAGCAGCGTCAGCCAGGAGAACGGCGGCATCATCACGGTGGAGGTGATCAAGGGTCATGATGTGGACGCGGTGCTGCAGGACGTGAAGAATGCCGTGGAGCGCATCCCCACGCTGCCCGATGGCATGGAGCCCATCCGCACCTTCAAGCTGGAGAACATCCGGCCGGCGGTGACTTTCGCGCTAAGCGGAGAAGGGGTGGACCTGAAGGCGTTGAAGACCATCGCCCGACGCGTGGAGCAGGACCTGCGTGCGGTGGAGGGCATCAGCAAGGTGGAGCTCTCCGGATTTCCGGAGGAGGAGATCGAGGTGGCTTTCCGCGAAGCGGACCTGCGCGCCAACAACCTCAGCTTCGCACAGGCCGCAGCAGCGGTGCGCGGGGCCAACATCGACGTCACCGGAGGCAAGATCAAGACCAGCGACGAGGAACTGCTGATCCGTGTGCGCGACAAGCGCCAGGACGCCGAGGGCCTGCGCAACACCGTGGTGCGCGCCGGAGCCGATGGTCGTGTGCTGCGCCTGAAGGATGTGGCCGACGTGCGCGACATCTGGGCCGATGATCCGGCACGCAACTATGTGAACGGAGTGCCCAGCGCGGTGGTCACGGTGAGCAGCACGGTAAGCGAGGATATCCTTCTCATCGCTGAGACCACCTTGAAGTACATGGAGGACTTCAACCAGCGCGGAGGTCCGGTGAAGACCACCCTCATCAGCGATGCCACCACCGTGCTCAAACAGCGCATCGCCATGCTGGTGGAGAACGGCATCCAGGGCTTCTTCCTTGTGCTCATCTGCCTTGCGCTCTTCCTCAACTGGCGGCTGGCCTTCTGGGTGGCTGTGGGCATTCCTGTGGCCTTTGCCGGCATGTTCATCATCGCCCCGTCGTTCATCACCATCAACGTGATGAGCCTCTTCGGGATGATCCTCGTTGTGGGCATCCTGGTGGACGATGGCATCGTGATCACCGAGAGCATCTACCAGGAGTTCGAACGCGGACTTCCACCGGTCCAAGCCGCGTTCGTCGGCTTGAACAAGGTGCTGCCCGCTGTGATCAGCTCAGTGCTTACCACCGTGGCGGCCTTCAGTACCTTCTTCTTCATCGAAGGCCGCTTGGGCGATTTCGCCCCTGCGCTTGCCTTTGTCACCATCGCCACGTTGCTGTTCTCCCTGATCGAGGCGGCGTTCACCTTGCCAGCGCACATCGCCCATTCCAAGGGACTCTCCAAGGAGAAGAACCGCTTCGAGAAGTACATGGATGGCGTGATGTCCAACATGAGGGACAAGCGTTATGGCTCCTTCTTCGACCGCTTCATGCGCCACCGGATGCTCACTGCGGGCATCGCCTTCTTCCTGCTGGCCATCACGATCGGCTCGGTCGGCGCCGGCATCATCAAGACCACCTTCTTCCCCGTGATCGAGCGCGATGATGTGGGTGTGGACGTGGAGATGGTGACCGGGACGCGGGAGAATGTCGTCTTCGCCGAACTGCAGCGCATCGAGGCATTGGTGTGGGACCTGAACAAGGAGCTGAGCGCCGGCCGGGAGGACAGCCTGGACGTGATCCTCAAGGTGCAGAGCATCCTGGGACCGCGCGCGGAGCAGGGGAAGTTGAACATCATCCTCCTCGATGGGGAGCAACGCGGATTCCGTGCCGAGGAACTCACCAACCGCTTGCGCGAGCGCGTGGGCAATGTGCCCGGGGTGCAGAACCTCACCTTTGGGCTGGCCACGCCCTTCGGGAAGCCCGTGTCCGTTTCGCTGCGCAGCAACGACCTCACTGAGCTGAACGCCGCCAAGGCCGAACTGCGTGGCGAACTCCAGAAGCTGCCCATGCTGCGCGATGTGGTGGACACCGACCGACCAGGCAACCGCGAGGTGGTGCTGAAGCTGAAGGACAAGGCGCAGTTGCTGGGCCTCACGCTGCAGGAAGTGGTGGGGCAGGTGCGCCAGGGATTCTTCGGCCTGGAGACCCAACGCGTGCAGCGCGGCGAGGACGAGGTGAAGATCTGGGTGCGTTATGCGGAAGGGGCCCGCGCCTCGCTGCGCGACCTGGAGGACATGCGCGTGCGGACGTCGGACGGTCGGCAGTTCCCGCTGAGCGAGGTCGTCACCTACCACATCGAGCGCGGGATCCGCGGCATCAACCACCTGGATGGCAAGCGCGAGGTGCGCGTGGAGGCCGACCTGGCCAGCAGCAAGCAGAGCGCCACCGATGCGCAGACGCTCGTGGCCTCCGACATCATGACGCCCCTGCTCGCGAAGTACCCCGGGCTCAGCTACAGTTTCGAAGGGCAGGGTGAGCAGAGCCGCAAGGTGGGGACCTCGGCCCTGCGCGTGCTCCCTATCACGCTCATCATCATGTTCGCCATGATCGTGATCACGCTGCGGAGCTTCTGGCAGATGATCACCGTGCTGCTGTGCATCCCGCTCGGCTTTATCGGCATCGCGTGGGGACACTGGATCCATGGGGTGCAGATCAGTCTCTTCAGCTTCTTCGGCATGATCGCGCTCATCGGCGTGATGGTCAACGACTCGCTCGTGCTCTTGAGCAGGTTCAACGACAATATGAAGCTGCGCATGCCCTTCCAGCAGGCCTTGCGCGACGCCGCTCTTTCGCGCCTGCGGCCGATCCTGCTCACCTCGCTCACCACCGTGGCCGGTCTGCTGCCCATCACGCTCAACAAGAGCTTCCAGGCGCAGTTCCTGATCCCCATGGCCATCACTGTGGCATACGGCCTGGCCATCGCCACCTTCGTCACGCTCATCGTGCTGCCCTTGCTCATCAGCGCGCTCAACGATGCGCGCCGCGTGCTGGGTTGGGCGTGGAACGCGGAGAACCCGAGCGCCGAATCCGTTGAACCTGCCGTGAAAGAACTGCCCTATGAGGATCTGGAGGAACATCGCGGCTAG
- a CDS encoding GxxExxY protein: MHENRIAEGIVEAAFQVHRWFGPGLLESAYEACLTHELLQMGFQVERQVPLPLVYRDVRLDAGYKLDLWIERKVVVEVKAVDELHPVHLAQVITYLKLTGNSLGLLINFHSALLKDGIRRVVNNLKEE; encoded by the coding sequence ATGCATGAGAACCGAATAGCGGAGGGCATCGTGGAAGCAGCATTCCAGGTACACCGCTGGTTCGGACCAGGGCTGCTTGAAAGCGCATACGAGGCCTGCCTTACACACGAGCTCTTACAGATGGGCTTTCAGGTAGAGCGACAGGTTCCCCTGCCACTCGTGTATCGGGATGTTCGGTTGGATGCTGGCTACAAGCTCGACCTATGGATCGAACGAAAGGTGGTGGTCGAAGTGAAGGCTGTCGACGAGCTTCATCCAGTGCACCTTGCCCAGGTGATCACGTATTTGAAGTTGACCGGGAACTCACTCGGCTTGCTCATCAATTTCCACTCGGCGTTGCTGAAGGACGGCATCCGGCGGGTGGTGAACAACCTGAAGGAAGAATGA
- a CDS encoding HlyD family efflux transporter periplasmic adaptor subunit, with protein MNDLFKRRLTIVLGLLFIVAGIGTCRKLAGSKTSPPRNEAPAHARAVRTLIAQNGPVRLSIPITGRLRATDRMLINAEVGGTLQRTGKVFREGMTFRQGEVLFRIDDGEVRAQINAQQSAFLRTLVQLVPDLRIDMPEQAAKWDAYLKSVPVDGQLPELPKLATEQERNYLAGRGVLDQYYTIRALYERRGKYVITAAFDGVVAAAGVEPGTIVTPGTRLGEFIAPGSLELETAIGAGELALVKVGDTLRLTSTEGPGTWTGRIIRTGESIDAATQTVKLFVRVEGKDLRDGQYLSGTIEAGSLNDAVSVPRSALLEDGALYTVTESALVKQPVAILHQGVEQAVVKGLSNGQVVVTDRLSGAFEGMRVAPVKR; from the coding sequence ATGAACGACCTGTTCAAACGTCGCCTCACCATCGTGCTGGGCCTCCTTTTCATCGTGGCGGGCATCGGCACCTGCCGCAAGCTGGCCGGCAGCAAGACCTCGCCCCCGCGCAACGAGGCGCCCGCGCATGCCCGTGCCGTGCGAACGCTTATCGCGCAGAACGGTCCCGTACGGCTCTCCATCCCCATCACCGGTCGCCTGCGCGCCACGGACCGCATGCTCATCAACGCCGAGGTGGGCGGCACCTTGCAACGCACGGGAAAGGTCTTCCGCGAAGGCATGACCTTCCGCCAGGGCGAGGTGCTCTTCCGCATCGATGACGGAGAGGTGCGCGCCCAGATCAATGCGCAGCAGAGCGCCTTCCTGCGCACCCTCGTGCAGCTGGTGCCCGATCTGCGCATCGATATGCCCGAGCAGGCCGCCAAGTGGGATGCCTACCTGAAGAGCGTGCCGGTGGATGGCCAACTGCCCGAGCTGCCCAAGCTGGCAACGGAACAGGAGCGCAATTACCTCGCTGGTCGCGGCGTGTTGGATCAGTACTACACCATCCGCGCGTTGTATGAGCGTCGTGGCAAGTATGTGATCACTGCTGCTTTCGATGGCGTAGTGGCCGCGGCAGGGGTGGAGCCCGGCACCATCGTCACTCCGGGCACGCGCTTGGGCGAGTTCATCGCGCCCGGTTCGCTGGAACTCGAAACGGCCATCGGTGCTGGCGAACTGGCCCTGGTGAAGGTGGGCGACACGCTCCGCCTCACCAGTACCGAAGGCCCCGGCACCTGGACCGGTCGCATCATCCGTACCGGCGAAAGCATCGATGCCGCCACACAGACCGTGAAGCTCTTCGTGCGGGTGGAAGGGAAGGACCTGCGCGATGGGCAGTACCTCAGTGGGACCATTGAAGCCGGTTCGTTGAACGATGCCGTGAGCGTACCACGCAGCGCATTGCTCGAGGACGGCGCGCTCTACACGGTCACCGAAAGCGCGCTGGTGAAGCAGCCGGTCGCCATACTTCATCAAGGCGTGGAGCAGGCCGTGGTGAAGGGGCTATCCAACGGACAGGTGGTCGTGACCGATCGCCTGAGCGGGGCCTTCGAAGGCATGCGCGTAGCTCCGGTGAAGCGATGA
- a CDS encoding TetR/AcrR family transcriptional regulator — protein MSTMIKEQGAEQRILEAARRVFIRKGMAGARMQEVADEAGINKALLHYYYRDKQRLFEGVFKGSAERQFSCIWNSFTDSPDIFDAVERFVAAYLERMLEDPLLPLFIAQEMNRDPEGLRAFIDRGLTSRQHFLRLVDEARKEGLIIEIDPRELLVNIMALCAHPFIARPMLTHIHGMNDEAFRRMILKRKKSVPEFIIRSIRA, from the coding sequence ATGTCGACGATGATCAAGGAACAGGGTGCCGAGCAACGCATCCTGGAGGCCGCCCGGCGGGTCTTCATCCGCAAGGGCATGGCCGGCGCGCGCATGCAGGAGGTGGCCGATGAGGCCGGCATCAACAAGGCGCTGCTCCACTATTACTACCGCGACAAGCAGCGCCTCTTCGAGGGCGTGTTCAAGGGCAGCGCCGAGCGGCAGTTCAGCTGCATCTGGAACTCGTTCACGGACAGTCCGGACATCTTCGATGCCGTCGAGCGCTTCGTCGCGGCCTACCTGGAGCGCATGCTCGAGGATCCACTGCTACCGCTCTTCATCGCCCAGGAGATGAACCGCGACCCTGAGGGGCTGCGCGCCTTCATCGACCGAGGTCTGACCAGTCGCCAACATTTCCTCCGGCTCGTGGATGAGGCGCGCAAGGAAGGCCTCATCATCGAGATCGACCCGCGTGAGCTGCTGGTGAACATCATGGCCCTTTGCGCGCATCCTTTCATCGCGCGGCCCATGCTCACGCACATACACGGCATGAACGACGAGGCCTTCCGCCGTATGATCTTGAAGCGGAAGAAGTCCGTTCCCGAATTCATCATCCGATCCATCCGCGCATGA
- a CDS encoding MBL fold metallo-hydrolase, which translates to MWIPALALPLALVLAVILYFRTAPRIGDDPAGVRLQRIRALPDFRGGKLHNLEPTDMDMPFTVMLKVMWTMVKGADGREPKASLPTVRFDREAWERVPSNEVALCWFGHSCVLIKLNGLTFLTDPVFGERASTFSFAGPKRFAYTERISVDQLPSVDVLLLSHDHYDHLCYETMRQLIAVKKVGRVVAALGVGAHLEKWGMPAVMVAECAWWEQVIVGPVKLTFAPTRHFTGRGPTNRFSTLWGSFVLEGAQRIYFGGDSGYSRTFKELGARFGRFDLALLECGAYSEYWPQIHMFPEEVAQAVRDLNARLLMPIHWAQFALGLHPWKESIERITKRAGETGQALLTPRIGQIITAPTASQSERWWEGLD; encoded by the coding sequence ATGTGGATCCCTGCTCTAGCCCTTCCGCTGGCCCTGGTGCTGGCCGTCATCCTCTATTTCCGCACGGCGCCGCGGATCGGTGACGACCCGGCCGGTGTGCGGCTCCAGCGCATCCGGGCCCTGCCGGACTTCCGCGGCGGCAAGCTCCACAACCTGGAGCCCACCGACATGGACATGCCCTTCACCGTGATGCTGAAGGTGATGTGGACCATGGTCAAGGGCGCCGATGGTCGCGAACCCAAGGCTTCTCTGCCCACCGTGCGCTTCGATCGCGAGGCTTGGGAACGCGTGCCTTCCAATGAGGTCGCCTTATGCTGGTTCGGCCATTCGTGCGTGCTCATCAAGCTGAACGGACTCACCTTCCTCACCGATCCCGTGTTCGGTGAGCGCGCCAGCACCTTCAGTTTCGCAGGCCCCAAGCGGTTCGCCTACACGGAGCGCATATCGGTGGACCAGCTCCCATCGGTGGATGTGCTGCTGCTCTCGCATGATCACTACGACCATCTGTGCTACGAGACCATGCGGCAGCTCATCGCGGTGAAGAAGGTGGGACGGGTGGTGGCCGCGCTCGGCGTTGGTGCGCATCTGGAGAAGTGGGGCATGCCAGCCGTGATGGTCGCCGAGTGCGCGTGGTGGGAGCAAGTGATCGTGGGGCCGGTGAAGCTCACCTTCGCGCCCACGCGGCACTTCACCGGGCGTGGGCCCACCAACCGCTTCAGCACCCTCTGGGGCTCCTTCGTGCTTGAAGGTGCGCAGCGCATCTACTTCGGCGGGGACTCCGGCTACTCGCGCACCTTCAAGGAGCTGGGAGCACGCTTCGGACGGTTCGATCTTGCCCTGCTCGAATGTGGTGCCTACAGCGAATACTGGCCGCAGATCCACATGTTCCCGGAGGAGGTCGCCCAGGCGGTCCGGGACCTCAACGCGCGGTTGCTCATGCCGATCCATTGGGCCCAGTTCGCGCTGGGCCTTCACCCTTGGAAGGAATCCATCGAGCGCATCACGAAGCGGGCCGGGGAGACCGGGCAGGCGTTGCTCACCCCGCGCATCGGTCAGATCATCACGGCGCCGACCGCATCGCAGAGCGAGCGCTGGTGGGAAGGCTTGGACTGA